One window of Sulfurospirillum sp. 1612 genomic DNA carries:
- a CDS encoding alpha-E domain-containing protein, which yields MDQLLTANVASNLYWLGRHLDRTEATLYNVIKTYDLIIDVDKDAGAKLYEKFGINLKYKNAMGFLHNAILGNHNNNLRTITANARENAIIARNYINTEMFGEVIALNALFRDATTNALTIDYQFIDHAQSLINEILGELSKRKAKQGSDFFIRLGKLVEEIDFCFRLDKDEALTNNIINEAYMVMHTLAPDLPQNMILFQKKRKNQQEIFDDIYKKIATIIVE from the coding sequence ATGGATCAATTACTAACAGCAAATGTAGCCTCAAATCTTTATTGGCTCGGAAGACATTTAGACCGCACCGAAGCCACGCTTTATAATGTTATTAAAACGTATGATTTGATTATTGATGTGGACAAAGATGCCGGTGCCAAATTGTATGAAAAATTTGGAATCAATTTAAAATATAAAAATGCGATGGGATTTTTGCATAACGCCATTTTGGGAAATCACAATAACAACCTAAGAACCATTACGGCCAATGCCAGAGAAAATGCCATCATTGCGAGAAATTATATTAATACTGAAATGTTTGGAGAAGTGATTGCCCTCAATGCACTCTTTCGAGATGCCACCACCAATGCCCTCACCATTGATTATCAGTTTATTGACCATGCACAATCCCTCATCAATGAAATATTGGGTGAGCTCTCCAAAAGAAAGGCCAAACAAGGGAGCGACTTTTTTATACGGTTGGGAAAATTAGTCGAAGAAATCGATTTTTGCTTTCGTTTAGACAAAGATGAAGCTCTGACCAACAACATCATCAATGAAGCCTATATGGTGATGCATACCCTTGCACCTGATTTGCCTCAAAACATGATATTATTCCAAAAAAAACGCAAAAATCAACAAGAAATCTTTGATGATATTTACAAAAAAATTGCAACCATCATAGTGGAGTAG
- a CDS encoding MarR family winged helix-turn-helix transcriptional regulator produces MKIKSTKSYGTRADKLMKTWIQLFRSYHKIRAKETGYIHTFDLTMNQFQVLEVLYHRGDLTIGSITKLTMSTPGNTTVVVRNLKRDGYITTHTNEKDQRASILSIAPKGKDVIERLFPQHVKNFESYFEAFDDDDVETLFTLLRKLQKAQ; encoded by the coding sequence ATGAAGATAAAAAGCACAAAAAGCTACGGTACACGAGCAGACAAATTGATGAAAACGTGGATACAGCTTTTCAGGTCATACCATAAGATTAGAGCAAAAGAGACCGGCTATATTCACACTTTTGACTTAACCATGAATCAATTTCAAGTCTTAGAAGTTCTCTATCACCGTGGTGATCTCACCATCGGTTCTATTACAAAACTCACGATGAGCACCCCTGGGAATACTACTGTTGTGGTACGAAATCTCAAACGAGATGGATACATCACAACACATACCAATGAAAAAGATCAACGCGCTTCAATACTCTCTATCGCCCCTAAAGGAAAAGATGTTATCGAGCGGTTGTTTCCCCAGCATGTCAAAAATTTTGAATCTTATTTTGAAGCGTTTGATGATGATGATGTGGAGACTTTGTTTACCCTACTGAGAAAACTACAAAAAGCACAGTAA
- a CDS encoding methyl-accepting chemotaxis protein: protein MKLGFKNKIYVSVGVILVLSLLSSNILSYQASKSLMEQKVGTILKDLATSNASAIGDAISFKHQVLLNISKSLTNPENRSDSYLLKRFRSFQKVMQASDVYMGFQEDGRFVSSSLNPLKNNEDPRKQAWYQKATTSHHDEISDVYINDTTGKKSYAFLVKMGSDSSKFVGVLAAVNNFSDIENIVKNIKVKGGYAFMLNNHGTLLAYPKQFHSPQQHAMLKKSLSQIKQNILKSKQGLLEYHDHDSSKIIAFDTIKGTGWKLVISTTTKEAYQEIGNQFIKNIIMTLCFTLIGLILMLLILKKLFVPITKLKDMVMELATKDADLTSRIVTTGEDVISETGTGINLFVEKMQHLLQESKKSSQENLIIAEKLSTTSLDVGKRVKEESISIGHISENGNTIHTNLTNSLDDAKKASEYLETSNKVLLEIKGGIQDLYEKLNTTSIKDVELAQKLQQTSQNTQEIKAVLNVINDIADQTNLLALNAAIEAARAGEHGRGFAVVADEVRKLAEKTQRSLVEINSTINVVVQSVQEASEEMNRSSEEILKISKSGEDLNKNVETTVTSMHKTTKITQNTINEYINTASKIEEIVKDLAYINNLSNTNSKSVEELAKASEHLNTLTKKLNNELTKYKT from the coding sequence ATGAAATTAGGATTTAAAAACAAAATTTATGTATCAGTCGGTGTGATATTGGTCTTGAGTTTACTCTCAAGCAATATCTTAAGTTATCAAGCATCAAAGAGTTTAATGGAACAAAAGGTCGGCACCATTTTAAAGGACCTCGCCACCTCAAATGCCTCAGCAATCGGTGATGCGATTTCATTCAAGCATCAGGTACTTCTTAATATATCCAAAAGTTTAACCAATCCAGAAAATCGCTCAGACAGTTATCTATTAAAAAGATTTAGAAGTTTTCAAAAGGTGATGCAAGCTAGCGATGTTTATATGGGATTCCAAGAAGATGGAAGATTTGTCAGCTCTTCTTTAAATCCACTCAAAAATAATGAGGACCCAAGAAAACAAGCGTGGTATCAAAAAGCAACAACATCACATCATGATGAAATATCTGATGTCTATATCAACGACACAACGGGTAAAAAATCTTATGCTTTTTTAGTAAAAATGGGAAGTGATAGTTCAAAATTTGTCGGAGTATTGGCTGCTGTCAATAATTTTTCAGACATAGAAAATATCGTAAAAAATATCAAAGTCAAAGGCGGATACGCTTTTATGCTCAACAATCACGGCACCCTTTTAGCGTATCCAAAACAATTTCATTCACCCCAACAACACGCTATGCTTAAAAAATCTCTATCCCAAATCAAACAAAACATCTTGAAATCTAAACAGGGCTTATTAGAATATCACGATCATGATAGCAGTAAAATCATCGCCTTTGATACCATCAAGGGAACCGGCTGGAAACTCGTCATCTCAACAACAACAAAAGAAGCGTATCAAGAAATCGGCAATCAATTCATCAAAAATATTATCATGACACTATGTTTTACCCTCATCGGCTTGATTTTGATGCTCTTAATCCTCAAAAAACTTTTTGTTCCTATCACAAAATTAAAAGATATGGTGATGGAGCTTGCCACTAAAGATGCTGATTTGACATCGCGCATTGTCACAACAGGAGAAGATGTCATCTCCGAGACCGGAACAGGCATCAATCTCTTTGTAGAAAAAATGCAACACTTGCTACAAGAGAGCAAAAAAAGCAGTCAAGAAAATCTCATCATTGCAGAAAAACTAAGCACTACCTCTTTGGATGTAGGAAAACGCGTGAAAGAGGAGAGTATCTCCATCGGACATATCAGTGAAAATGGCAATACAATCCATACAAACCTCACCAATTCACTCGATGATGCTAAAAAAGCAAGCGAATATTTAGAGACCTCCAACAAAGTACTCTTAGAGATTAAAGGGGGAATACAAGATTTATACGAAAAACTCAATACCACCTCTATCAAAGATGTAGAATTAGCACAGAAACTTCAGCAAACAAGTCAAAACACTCAAGAGATCAAAGCCGTGCTCAATGTGATTAATGATATCGCAGACCAAACCAACCTACTTGCATTAAATGCCGCCATAGAAGCCGCACGCGCAGGCGAACACGGAAGAGGATTTGCAGTCGTTGCCGATGAAGTACGCAAGCTTGCCGAAAAAACGCAAAGATCCTTGGTTGAAATCAATTCAACGATTAATGTCGTAGTACAATCTGTTCAAGAAGCCAGTGAAGAGATGAACCGCTCCTCTGAGGAGATTTTAAAAATCTCTAAAAGTGGTGAAGATTTGAATAAAAATGTCGAAACGACCGTGACCAGTATGCACAAAACTACAAAAATCACCCAAAATACCATCAATGAATATATCAATACCGCGAGTAAAATAGAAGAAATTGTCAAAGATTTAGCTTACATCAACAACCTCTCAAACACTAACTCTAAGAGTGTTGAAGAGTTAGCCAAGGCAAGTGAACATCTCAACACACTCACAAAAAAATTAAATAATGAACTCACAAAGTACAAAACCTAA
- a CDS encoding M14 family metallopeptidase → MKKIEIVHIDSLSRAPLHIEGYLFKGSQPSAPSVAIIGAMEGNTIIPLYTASKLVDFMKNHMAHSQKILGDILIIPSLNHYALNLNERYWPLDHTDINMMFPGYEQGETTQRIAKKVFDVLQDYTHGIILETRKDLATCIPYVKLFKSGYEDRGASKKFGFRLIYHKELEPTDIVSLQYNWQLWGTKAYSIVCPNETKIDCLKADSVFEGIISFLSKNKIIDYKILSGYQSTVAKKSDIEVIKTPKSGIFVPIKNVGSFASKDEMIGTVIDALEGNIIHHIVSPTDGLIACQYKNALIFENAVAYRIVKSG, encoded by the coding sequence ATGAAAAAGATTGAAATCGTTCACATCGACTCACTCAGTCGTGCGCCCTTGCATATTGAGGGGTATTTATTTAAAGGTTCCCAACCCTCTGCTCCTAGTGTTGCCATCATCGGAGCCATGGAGGGCAATACCATTATCCCCCTTTATACTGCATCCAAACTTGTTGATTTTATGAAAAATCATATGGCCCATTCACAGAAGATTTTAGGTGATATCCTCATCATCCCATCACTCAACCATTATGCCCTCAATCTCAATGAGCGCTATTGGCCTCTTGATCACACAGACATTAACATGATGTTTCCCGGATACGAACAGGGGGAGACTACACAACGCATCGCCAAAAAAGTCTTTGATGTTTTACAAGATTATACCCATGGCATTATTCTTGAAACACGTAAAGATCTCGCGACTTGTATTCCTTATGTCAAACTTTTTAAATCCGGTTATGAAGATAGAGGGGCCTCTAAGAAATTTGGGTTTCGATTGATTTATCACAAAGAATTAGAGCCTACCGACATCGTCTCGTTGCAGTACAATTGGCAGCTTTGGGGAACCAAAGCCTATTCTATTGTCTGCCCTAATGAAACTAAAATCGACTGTCTCAAAGCCGATAGTGTCTTTGAGGGCATTATCAGTTTTCTGAGCAAAAATAAAATTATTGATTACAAAATTTTATCAGGCTATCAATCAACTGTTGCCAAAAAATCTGATATTGAAGTCATTAAAACACCCAAAAGTGGTATCTTTGTACCCATCAAAAACGTTGGCTCTTTTGCCTCTAAAGATGAGATGATTGGAACCGTGATCGATGCACTAGAAGGCAATATCATCCATCACATTGTCTCTCCTACCGATGGACTCATCGCCTGTCAATACAAAAATGCTCTCATCTTTGAAAATGCCGTAGCGTATCGCATTGTAAAGAGTGGATAA
- a CDS encoding DNA polymerase Y family protein: protein MKIHMDLDCFFASCERTKNPMLMGKPIAVGGRSDVRIFEKGYTQRKLYNQNSGAFVPNVFYSNKQQWRAKTEEYFFEKTDHKTKIRGIITTASYEARAYKIKTGMTINEALQLCPKLIVLPPNHLLYHELSHQLAQFLATKIPLLEQYSIDEFFGDLSGWVKDEDMVSYCEHLKDEILKRFGLPISFGIAQSKWAAKLATTHAKPFGVCQIKPEEWDAFIREMKIEQFPGISKGYKKRLNARGIETLGDIKEAKALFYSWKKPGIQLYKRVQGIDEEQIHPQHPRKSIGISRTFDPIKKRDEVLRRAVILARNLTYTTLHLGLNPTTYYMKIRYEVGLKEECRISVERLFHERFFKALVIEMFSKIDKHHTQAIKYIGLSVSNFMEYKNRPYDLLHFDKDTKHNKLSHSIQTLRDKYGIDVVKTANEI, encoded by the coding sequence ATGAAGATACATATGGATTTGGACTGTTTTTTTGCATCATGTGAGCGGACGAAAAACCCTATGCTTATGGGCAAACCCATCGCGGTGGGTGGACGCAGTGATGTGCGCATCTTTGAAAAGGGCTACACGCAGCGTAAACTTTACAATCAAAATAGCGGTGCTTTTGTCCCCAATGTTTTTTATTCTAATAAGCAACAATGGCGCGCCAAAACAGAAGAGTATTTTTTTGAAAAAACAGATCATAAAACAAAAATCCGAGGCATTATCACCACCGCTTCGTATGAAGCACGCGCCTATAAAATTAAAACAGGAATGACTATCAATGAGGCATTGCAACTTTGTCCAAAACTCATCGTGTTGCCGCCCAATCATCTTTTATATCATGAATTATCACACCAATTGGCTCAATTTTTAGCTACAAAGATTCCACTATTGGAACAATACAGTATTGATGAATTTTTTGGAGATTTGAGCGGTTGGGTTAAGGATGAGGATATGGTGTCTTATTGTGAACATTTAAAAGATGAGATTTTAAAGCGTTTTGGGTTGCCGATATCTTTTGGTATTGCACAGTCCAAATGGGCTGCCAAATTAGCCACAACGCATGCCAAGCCTTTTGGAGTGTGCCAAATCAAACCAGAGGAGTGGGACGCCTTTATTCGTGAGATGAAAATCGAGCAATTTCCCGGTATCTCAAAAGGATACAAAAAACGACTCAATGCCCGAGGGATTGAAACGTTAGGAGATATCAAGGAGGCAAAAGCGCTTTTTTATTCTTGGAAAAAACCTGGAATCCAGCTTTATAAAAGAGTGCAGGGGATTGATGAGGAGCAAATCCATCCCCAACATCCTCGCAAATCCATCGGAATCAGCCGCACGTTTGATCCGATTAAAAAACGTGATGAAGTACTGCGTCGAGCCGTAATCTTGGCGCGAAATCTCACCTATACGACGCTTCATCTTGGACTCAATCCGACAACTTATTATATGAAAATTCGCTATGAAGTAGGGCTTAAAGAGGAGTGCCGCATCAGTGTTGAGCGGCTGTTTCATGAGCGGTTTTTTAAAGCTCTCGTGATAGAGATGTTCTCCAAAATCGATAAACATCACACTCAAGCGATTAAATACATTGGCTTGAGTGTGTCAAATTTCATGGAATACAAAAACAGACCTTACGATTTGCTTCATTTTGATAAAGATACCAAACACAATAAACTCAGCCACAGTATCCAAACCCTTAGAGACAAATACGGAATCGATGTCGTCAAAACGGCCAATGAAATATAG
- a CDS encoding M14 family metallopeptidase: protein MQIKEIFSSRLPVGEMLSIKKGRFSPSKTVTNPKRISIVSGIHGDELEGQYVIFLLAQWLRQHQDAIHGIIDLYPAINALGIDSITRGFPIYEVDLNRTFPGGSQEFLPGQLVHALSEDIQGSDIAVDIHSSNIFLREIPQIRISKEFSKPTLPLAKKLNCDFIWISDAITVLETTLAHTMNALGTKTLVVEMGVGMRLTKNYGHQLLQGILNLMKSEGIIDTEEVFDIREAFSSEVGEVFYINSPKSGLFVPELDHCDIIKKDDKIGAIVNPIDGHTLESIYAPSDGILFTLREYPVVYEGSLLARIFGGYHEKD, encoded by the coding sequence ATGCAAATAAAAGAAATTTTTTCTTCCAGACTACCAGTCGGGGAGATGCTCAGTATCAAAAAGGGGCGCTTTAGTCCCTCTAAAACAGTAACCAATCCCAAGCGTATTAGTATCGTTAGTGGTATTCACGGTGATGAATTAGAAGGACAATATGTCATTTTTCTCTTAGCCCAATGGCTACGTCAACATCAAGACGCGATTCATGGAATCATTGACTTATACCCCGCCATCAATGCGCTAGGAATTGATTCGATTACCAGAGGATTTCCTATCTATGAAGTCGATTTGAATCGAACATTTCCCGGTGGCAGTCAAGAGTTTTTACCCGGACAATTGGTCCATGCCTTAAGCGAAGATATCCAAGGCAGCGATATTGCTGTTGATATTCACTCTTCTAATATTTTTCTAAGAGAAATACCACAAATTAGAATCAGCAAAGAGTTCTCAAAACCAACCCTTCCCCTTGCAAAAAAACTCAACTGTGATTTTATATGGATCAGTGATGCTATCACCGTCTTGGAGACAACATTGGCGCACACGATGAATGCGCTTGGCACCAAGACACTGGTTGTTGAAATGGGCGTAGGAATGCGACTCACTAAAAATTACGGTCACCAACTCTTGCAGGGAATTTTAAATCTTATGAAATCAGAAGGCATCATAGACACAGAAGAAGTCTTTGATATTCGTGAGGCTTTCTCCTCTGAGGTAGGAGAAGTATTTTATATCAATTCTCCTAAAAGTGGTCTTTTTGTCCCCGAACTCGACCACTGTGATATTATCAAAAAAGATGACAAAATCGGCGCAATCGTGAATCCGATTGATGGGCATACACTTGAGAGTATTTATGCACCAAGTGATGGTATTTTGTTTACGCTAAGAGAATACCCCGTCGTGTATGAGGGCTCTTTGTTGGCAAGGATTTTTGGGGGTTATCATGAAAAAGATTGA
- a CDS encoding S24 family peptidase has protein sequence MDFKKITEKIRMYLQQKRNTKIYDSDIAQALGISKEHYSRSKKNNNVPLKSIIEFCAKENIVINYILFDQSPDSLMQTTNKLITIKYFKHVNTSAGGGALNDQEDFEYLTLDETLTATLANKSNLKHIEALNAIGDSMEPLINDHAILFIDRNNTTVHKDKKEIYVLHTPGGLLVKRLDITVSGKLKLISENPAYEAEMIDFEAVRIIGKVVGLVQNFKK, from the coding sequence ATGGATTTCAAAAAAATCACAGAAAAAATCAGAATGTATTTGCAACAAAAACGCAATACAAAGATATATGACTCAGATATCGCCCAAGCGCTGGGTATTTCCAAAGAACATTACAGTCGCTCCAAAAAGAACAATAATGTCCCCCTTAAATCGATTATCGAGTTTTGTGCTAAAGAGAACATTGTGATTAACTATATCTTATTTGACCAATCCCCAGACTCACTCATGCAAACAACTAACAAACTCATAACAATCAAGTACTTTAAACACGTCAATACCTCAGCAGGAGGCGGTGCACTCAATGATCAAGAAGATTTTGAATACCTAACACTCGATGAAACACTTACGGCCACGTTGGCTAACAAAAGTAACCTCAAACACATCGAAGCCCTCAATGCCATTGGTGATTCGATGGAACCTCTCATCAACGATCATGCGATTCTTTTTATTGATAGGAACAACACCACCGTGCACAAAGATAAAAAAGAGATTTACGTCCTTCACACACCCGGAGGTCTTTTAGTCAAACGTCTGGATATCACCGTATCTGGCAAACTCAAACTCATTTCTGAAAATCCTGCTTATGAGGCAGAAATGATTGATTTTGAAGCGGTGAGGATTATTGGAAAAGTAGTCGGACTTGTGCAAAATTTCAAAAAATAA
- a CDS encoding CDGSH iron-sulfur domain-containing protein encodes MGPISMKLEAEKKYLFCTCGKSKDTVLCDGAHRDTRFKPLHFSVKESKNYHLCTCKKSNNLPFCDGTHASV; translated from the coding sequence ATGGGACCTATTAGCATGAAGTTAGAAGCAGAAAAAAAATATCTATTTTGCACCTGTGGTAAAAGTAAAGACACCGTATTATGCGATGGTGCGCACCGAGATACACGTTTTAAGCCACTACATTTTAGTGTCAAAGAGAGCAAAAATTATCATCTTTGTACGTGTAAAAAAAGCAACAATCTACCCTTTTGTGATGGAACTCACGCATCGGTGTAA
- a CDS encoding MFS transporter, whose product MKKTTWIRFCTSKEALLYTISIASIISFSAWTSLLNNFVIEVASFNGKQIGILQSLREIPGLLAFSVVLVLLFIHQQKLVYLSMILLGAGTALTGYFPKPIGLYTTTVVMSLGFHYLETLNQSLSLQWLEKKTAPIILGKINAVRSFVGLFVFVAIYTLMKYLHLDYSQVYLIFGSTTMLIGLLSWVFFAHFKETVIQEKKLKLKKEYWLFYVLTFLAGARRQIFVVFAGFLLVQKFGVDIDNMVMMLFVNSALTIYLAPKIGKLIAHFGERLALRLEYIGLIVIFVSYAWVHDLHIAYGLYIFDNLLFSMAIALKTYFQKIADPKDIATASAVSFTINHIAAVFLPALLGLLWLHSYSLVFLIGAGIGVLSLLLSFFIPENPTKGFETVLQKITIDNTQTS is encoded by the coding sequence TTGAAAAAAACAACATGGATTCGGTTTTGTACCTCAAAAGAAGCACTGCTATACACCATATCTATCGCTTCGATTATCTCATTTTCTGCGTGGACCTCTCTTTTGAACAACTTCGTCATCGAAGTGGCCTCTTTCAATGGAAAACAGATAGGAATCCTGCAAAGTTTGCGTGAGATTCCCGGACTTTTAGCTTTTAGTGTTGTCTTGGTGCTTCTTTTTATTCACCAACAAAAGCTCGTTTATCTCTCTATGATATTACTCGGTGCTGGCACAGCATTGACCGGATATTTTCCAAAGCCCATAGGATTATATACGACAACGGTTGTGATGTCTTTAGGGTTTCACTATTTAGAGACGCTAAATCAATCTTTGAGCCTGCAATGGCTAGAGAAAAAAACCGCACCGATTATCTTAGGGAAGATTAATGCCGTTAGATCTTTTGTCGGGCTTTTTGTCTTTGTTGCAATCTATACTTTGATGAAATATCTCCATTTGGATTATTCGCAAGTGTATTTGATTTTTGGGTCCACGACGATGCTCATTGGTCTGCTCTCTTGGGTATTTTTTGCGCATTTCAAAGAGACCGTCATTCAAGAGAAAAAGCTCAAACTAAAAAAAGAGTATTGGCTTTTTTATGTATTGACCTTTTTAGCGGGAGCGAGAAGACAAATTTTCGTGGTTTTTGCAGGATTTTTACTCGTGCAAAAATTCGGCGTTGATATCGATAATATGGTCATGATGCTCTTTGTAAATTCCGCGCTCACCATATATCTCGCCCCAAAAATTGGCAAGTTAATCGCACATTTTGGTGAACGCTTAGCACTGAGATTGGAATACATTGGCTTGATTGTGATTTTTGTCTCTTATGCTTGGGTTCATGACCTGCATATCGCCTATGGATTGTATATCTTTGACAATTTGCTCTTCTCGATGGCCATCGCTTTGAAGACTTATTTTCAAAAAATCGCAGATCCCAAAGATATTGCCACAGCATCAGCTGTTAGTTTTACCATCAATCACATCGCGGCCGTTTTTCTACCGGCACTTTTAGGACTTTTGTGGTTACACTCTTATTCATTGGTATTCTTGATTGGCGCGGGTATTGGGGTACTCTCTTTGCTTTTGTCATTTTTTATTCCTGAAAATCCAACTAAAGGGTTTGAAACCGTTTTACAAAAAATCACAATAGATAATACCCAAACATCATGA
- a CDS encoding circularly permuted type 2 ATP-grasp protein, which translates to MLEKETKLHKKFWNIFAKQDRNKIEQFQQYMDKFAINFNLYKDGNFIERSLPFDVVPRIISKSEFATIEKGLQQRVMALNLFLEDLYQEAKIVKEGVIPEAFVHQAKGYLKDFRGFSPSKKIRTHINGIDLVKDTKNDAWVILEDNLRVPSGSSYPLSIRNTYRKIYPDFFEQLKIEPIKQYPSYITESMDYVNCGGINVVLTPGRYNSAYYEHSYLAKKMNAQLARSHELVVKNKKLYFKNYNGKLIRVGSVYRRLDDDFLDPLCFNPESLIGVPGIIDVYLAGNVAILNAIGNGVADDKGIYYFVPKMIEYYLGETPILKNAPTYLPYFEKDCQYIFDNIAKLVIKDVAEAGGYGVLFGHNMTQVQLDDLKKIIELHPRRFIAQELIEFYDEQCYLDQKLSARKADFRAYVVMGEDIKVWQCGLTRYALEEGNYLVNSSQGGGFKDTWVMEL; encoded by the coding sequence TTGTTAGAAAAAGAAACCAAGCTTCATAAAAAATTTTGGAATATTTTTGCAAAGCAAGATAGAAACAAAATCGAACAGTTCCAACAATACATGGATAAATTTGCCATCAACTTCAACCTCTACAAAGATGGAAATTTTATAGAACGCTCCCTCCCTTTTGATGTCGTCCCTCGTATTATTTCAAAAAGTGAGTTTGCAACCATAGAAAAAGGCTTGCAACAGCGTGTTATGGCACTTAATCTTTTTTTGGAAGATTTATACCAAGAGGCAAAAATTGTCAAAGAAGGGGTGATTCCTGAGGCATTTGTGCACCAAGCCAAAGGATATCTCAAAGACTTTCGCGGCTTTTCCCCCTCCAAAAAGATTCGCACCCATATCAACGGTATTGATTTAGTCAAAGATACAAAAAATGATGCATGGGTTATTCTTGAGGATAACCTAAGAGTCCCAAGCGGTTCAAGCTATCCACTCTCAATTCGCAATACTTACAGAAAAATTTATCCCGATTTCTTTGAACAATTAAAAATCGAACCGATTAAACAATACCCAAGCTACATCACAGAATCGATGGATTATGTAAATTGCGGAGGCATCAATGTCGTCTTAACGCCAGGAAGATATAATTCAGCCTATTATGAGCACAGTTATTTGGCCAAAAAGATGAATGCTCAACTAGCAAGATCACATGAGCTTGTTGTCAAAAACAAAAAACTCTATTTTAAAAATTACAATGGCAAACTGATTCGCGTCGGATCGGTCTATCGTAGGCTAGATGATGATTTTCTCGACCCTTTATGCTTTAATCCTGAGAGCTTGATTGGTGTGCCGGGGATTATCGATGTCTATTTAGCCGGTAATGTGGCGATTTTAAATGCCATAGGAAATGGCGTGGCTGATGACAAAGGAATCTATTATTTTGTCCCTAAGATGATTGAGTACTATTTGGGAGAAACCCCCATTTTGAAAAATGCGCCGACATATTTGCCTTATTTTGAAAAAGATTGCCAATATATTTTTGACAATATTGCCAAATTGGTTATCAAAGATGTTGCTGAGGCGGGAGGATATGGTGTCTTATTTGGACACAACATGACCCAAGTGCAATTGGACGATCTCAAGAAGATTATCGAATTGCATCCGAGGAGATTCATCGCCCAAGAATTAATAGAATTCTATGATGAACAATGCTATCTTGATCAAAAACTCAGTGCGAGAAAAGCAGATTTTAGGGCTTATGTTGTCATGGGCGAAGATATCAAAGTTTGGCAATGCGGACTCACGCGATATGCACTAGAAGAAGGCAATTACCTTGTCAATTCATCACAAGGTGGCGGCTTTAAAGATACTTGGGTAATGGAGTTATAA